A genome region from Streptomyces antimycoticus includes the following:
- a CDS encoding DUF2000 domain-containing protein has protein sequence MRFDTKIAVIVRADLADWQKLNVTAFLSSGLAHATDEIVGKPYEDASGNVYLPMFREPVLVYAADAPALTRAHARTLTRDLPTALYTEELFGTNNEDDNRAAVRAIDADALNLVGLAIHGPRSQVDKVTKGLKLHG, from the coding sequence ATGCGTTTCGACACCAAGATCGCCGTCATCGTCCGTGCCGACCTCGCCGACTGGCAGAAGCTGAACGTGACCGCGTTCCTCTCCAGCGGCCTGGCACACGCCACGGACGAGATCGTCGGCAAGCCGTACGAGGACGCCTCGGGCAATGTCTACCTCCCGATGTTCCGCGAACCGGTCCTCGTCTACGCCGCCGACGCCCCCGCCCTCACCCGCGCCCACGCCCGCACCCTGACCCGCGACCTGCCGACGGCCCTCTACACGGAGGAGCTCTTCGGCACCAACAACGAGGACGACAACCGCGCGGCGGTCCGCGCCATCGACGCCGACGCGCTGAACCTGGTGGGCCTCGCCATCCACGGGCCGCGCAGCCAGGTGGACAAGGTGACCAAGGGCCTGAAGCTGCACGGCTGA
- a CDS encoding antibiotic biosynthesis monooxygenase family protein: MSVVKINVLTVPEEQREVLEKRFASRAGAVEGSDGFEWFELLRPVEGTDQYLVYTRWRSEEDFQAWMEGPMKAAHQRGGEDAPQQKPAAAGSTLWSFEVVQQAAPKQG, encoded by the coding sequence ATGAGCGTAGTCAAGATCAATGTGCTGACCGTGCCGGAGGAACAGCGCGAGGTGCTGGAGAAGCGCTTCGCGTCGCGCGCCGGGGCCGTGGAGGGCTCCGACGGTTTCGAGTGGTTCGAACTGCTGCGCCCGGTCGAGGGGACCGACCAGTACCTCGTCTATACGCGCTGGCGCAGCGAGGAGGACTTCCAGGCGTGGATGGAGGGCCCCATGAAGGCGGCCCACCAGCGCGGCGGCGAGGACGCCCCGCAGCAGAAGCCCGCCGCGGCCGGCTCCACCCTGTGGTCGTTCGAGGTCGTCCAGCAGGCCGCGCCCAAACAAGGCTGA
- a CDS encoding GNAT family N-acetyltransferase, giving the protein MTGLGPVAWPPAPIGTERLLLRESEARDRAAFIELFASPEVRIYLSGPQSREELEAAVPEVPGRRPGLFVVDLDGAMIGMITLDRRDAERPGHIRPDAGEAELGYVFLPEAWGRGYAAEGCAAALGWFVGALPGEPVVLCTQTANDRSMRLAAKLGFTEVERFEEYGAEQWFGVWSAVTPSG; this is encoded by the coding sequence ATGACTGGACTCGGACCCGTCGCCTGGCCACCTGCCCCGATAGGGACCGAACGGCTCCTGCTGCGGGAGTCCGAGGCGCGGGACCGGGCGGCCTTCATCGAGCTGTTCGCATCGCCGGAGGTGCGCATCTATCTGAGTGGCCCTCAATCGCGTGAGGAGCTCGAAGCCGCGGTGCCTGAGGTGCCCGGGCGGCGTCCTGGCCTGTTCGTGGTCGATCTCGACGGGGCGATGATCGGCATGATCACGCTCGATCGGCGCGATGCGGAGCGTCCGGGGCACATCCGTCCCGATGCCGGGGAGGCCGAACTCGGTTATGTGTTCCTGCCGGAGGCGTGGGGGCGCGGGTATGCCGCCGAGGGGTGCGCGGCGGCGCTCGGCTGGTTCGTCGGCGCGCTTCCCGGGGAGCCGGTGGTGCTCTGCACTCAGACCGCCAACGACCGCTCGATGCGCCTCGCGGCGAAGCTGGGGTTCACCGAGGTGGAGCGGTTCGAGGAGTACGGCGCCGAGCAGTGGTTCGGCGTGTGGTCCGCGGTCACGCCGTCCGGTTGA
- a CDS encoding helix-turn-helix domain-containing protein translates to MSCGEFSQRVRDLLRDRDMSVRAVARHLNYDHAYLSRVLTGKQQPSTQLVTALDKLFKTNGELAEIAVRVAPPTVSPEATESPAITDRILTLNEARGADFVQAIRETSHRLVVLDNELNGVSIAEPAGRAFKIVHRRLGAGDYDPQYERDIQSAAAELAEVAGWALFDAERDGAARRFNQEALFLANLSGDRSIALLTLQNMAMHSEWRGRNQEALAIARSVLNRRRLSPRVEAMFRMREAKGLVGTGRTSEAIESLQRARSLIEDGNDVGEPDWSWWLTNREIDGHWGHTFQIAGDVQKAIERLLQSAQPGRGVGTGYASMSSARLAQCLLDVNAWRDAEDVIRSLVTAAPGISSGRTLRLIGHVAKQRERLNGAPPSLTDTLEHLGEKLNEDPFTL, encoded by the coding sequence ATGAGCTGCGGGGAGTTCAGCCAAAGAGTCCGCGACCTGCTCCGTGACCGGGACATGAGTGTTCGGGCGGTCGCCCGCCATCTGAACTACGACCACGCCTATCTGTCCCGGGTACTCACCGGGAAACAGCAGCCGTCGACGCAACTCGTCACGGCGCTGGACAAGCTGTTCAAGACGAACGGGGAACTCGCCGAAATCGCGGTACGAGTTGCACCGCCGACCGTTTCACCGGAAGCTACTGAATCACCGGCCATCACTGATCGGATACTCACACTCAACGAGGCACGCGGAGCCGACTTCGTACAGGCCATCCGGGAGACTTCCCATCGCCTGGTCGTCCTGGACAACGAACTCAACGGAGTATCCATCGCAGAGCCCGCGGGCCGCGCGTTCAAGATCGTGCATCGGCGGCTCGGAGCCGGAGACTACGACCCCCAGTATGAGCGCGACATTCAGTCGGCCGCCGCAGAACTCGCCGAGGTCGCCGGCTGGGCTCTGTTTGACGCGGAAAGAGACGGCGCCGCCCGGCGCTTCAACCAAGAGGCGCTGTTCCTCGCGAACCTCTCGGGGGACCGCTCCATCGCATTGCTGACGCTGCAGAACATGGCGATGCACAGTGAATGGCGCGGACGGAACCAAGAGGCGCTGGCCATTGCCCGGTCGGTGCTCAACCGAAGGCGGCTCTCCCCTCGCGTCGAGGCGATGTTCCGCATGCGTGAAGCGAAGGGACTGGTCGGCACGGGACGTACGTCGGAGGCCATCGAGTCGCTTCAACGCGCCCGGTCGCTCATCGAGGACGGTAACGACGTCGGCGAACCGGACTGGTCATGGTGGTTGACCAACAGGGAAATTGACGGCCACTGGGGTCACACATTTCAGATCGCCGGTGACGTACAGAAAGCCATCGAGCGGCTACTGCAATCCGCACAACCAGGACGTGGCGTCGGCACCGGCTACGCAAGTATGTCATCCGCACGGCTCGCACAATGCCTGCTGGACGTCAATGCCTGGCGCGACGCGGAAGACGTCATCAGGTCCCTGGTCACCGCCGCACCCGGAATCTCCTCGGGGCGGACCCTCCGCCTCATCGGTCATGTCGCCAAGCAGCGCGAAAGGCTGAACGGTGCACCGCCGAGCCTTACGGACACTCTCGAGCACCTGGGAGAAAAGCTCAACGAGGATCCCTTCACCCTTTAG
- a CDS encoding epoxide hydrolase family protein: MPRPASDVQACEAHATDVDLDDLRARLAAARLPEAETVYRAAPDPRRWEQGVPLADLVDVVEYWRTGYNWRSFEERLNRIGQFRTTIDDLGIHFLHRRSTRADATPLIMTHGWPGSIAEFIDVVDELADPKDADAPAFHVVVPSLPGFGYSDKPATTGWGLEKIAAAWVELMGRLGYSKFAAHGGDWGGPITTVLGGRFPEHVLGIHTTTAQAPPGLTTDGLTAAERKWTEETRDFWDGPAAAFAKQQATRPQTIGYSLVDSPVGLLAWILDKFAAWTDTEDSPFETISMDRLLDNVTLYWLTRTGASSARIYYESHLSLDPELRVDVPSAIIVYPYDIEKCPRPWAQERYRQIVRWRSAEIGGHFPSLEVPEYFVKDLQEGLAAVLAANR; the protein is encoded by the coding sequence ATGCCCCGTCCAGCCAGCGACGTGCAAGCATGTGAAGCCCATGCAACTGACGTTGACCTCGACGATCTGCGCGCGCGACTGGCCGCGGCGCGGCTACCGGAGGCCGAGACGGTCTATCGCGCCGCGCCCGACCCTCGCCGATGGGAACAGGGCGTTCCGCTCGCCGACCTCGTCGATGTCGTGGAGTACTGGCGCACCGGCTACAACTGGCGGTCGTTCGAAGAGCGCCTCAACCGGATCGGCCAGTTCCGCACGACCATTGATGATCTGGGAATCCATTTCCTGCACCGCCGCTCCACGCGCGCGGATGCCACTCCTCTGATCATGACGCACGGCTGGCCGGGCAGCATTGCGGAGTTCATCGATGTAGTGGACGAGCTGGCAGATCCGAAAGATGCGGACGCGCCGGCGTTCCACGTCGTGGTCCCGTCGTTGCCGGGCTTTGGTTACAGCGACAAGCCGGCCACCACCGGGTGGGGACTCGAAAAGATCGCGGCCGCATGGGTGGAACTGATGGGAAGGCTCGGCTACAGCAAGTTCGCAGCCCACGGCGGCGACTGGGGAGGTCCGATCACCACGGTCCTCGGCGGCAGGTTCCCGGAGCACGTTCTCGGCATCCACACAACGACCGCGCAGGCACCGCCCGGGTTGACCACGGACGGGCTGACGGCGGCCGAGCGCAAGTGGACCGAGGAAACGCGCGATTTCTGGGATGGCCCCGCCGCGGCGTTCGCGAAGCAGCAGGCGACCCGACCGCAGACCATCGGTTACTCGCTCGTCGACTCACCGGTCGGGCTTCTCGCCTGGATCCTTGACAAGTTCGCCGCGTGGACAGATACCGAAGACAGCCCGTTCGAGACGATTTCCATGGACAGGCTTCTTGACAACGTCACCCTGTATTGGCTGACGCGGACCGGCGCATCGTCGGCCCGCATTTACTACGAGAGCCACCTTTCGCTCGACCCCGAGCTTCGCGTCGACGTCCCGTCGGCAATCATTGTGTATCCCTACGACATCGAGAAGTGCCCGCGCCCCTGGGCACAGGAGCGGTACCGGCAGATCGTCCGATGGAGGTCGGCCGAAATCGGGGGACATTTCCCGTCGCTGGAGGTTCCCGAGTATTTCGTCAAAGATCTACAAGAGGGCCTCGCGGCAGTACTTGCCGCCAATCGGTGA
- a CDS encoding CGNR zinc finger domain-containing protein translates to MRARFPDFRLGSVLATSFTGTLSERHGDAVERIPTPQRLVDWLAVNGLAVDSCTAAQLDLARELRESIHAAATAAANQDALPASAVHVINDRSAQGRAAAILTPEGKRQWRLSSASCVEDALGVIAADAISIIAGERDGKLALCASPTCQAAFFDTSQSRSRKWCDMNTCGNRQKKARFHANQRKKPRSAE, encoded by the coding sequence ATGCGTGCTCGGTTCCCTGACTTCCGCCTCGGCAGCGTGCTGGCGACCAGCTTCACGGGGACTCTCTCGGAGCGTCATGGCGACGCCGTGGAGCGCATTCCCACGCCGCAGCGACTCGTCGACTGGCTGGCAGTGAATGGCCTCGCCGTGGACTCCTGCACCGCTGCCCAGCTCGACCTCGCCCGGGAATTGAGGGAGTCGATTCACGCCGCCGCGACAGCGGCCGCGAACCAGGACGCTCTCCCCGCGTCCGCTGTCCACGTCATCAATGACCGCAGCGCTCAGGGTCGGGCCGCGGCGATCCTGACGCCCGAGGGCAAGCGGCAATGGCGGCTCAGCTCGGCTTCCTGCGTGGAAGATGCCCTCGGCGTGATCGCCGCCGACGCGATCAGCATCATCGCAGGCGAACGAGACGGAAAATTGGCCTTGTGTGCATCACCAACCTGCCAAGCCGCCTTCTTCGACACCAGCCAAAGTCGCAGCCGCAAATGGTGTGACATGAACACGTGCGGGAATCGTCAGAAGAAAGCGCGCTTCCATGCCAACCAGCGCAAAAAACCCAGATCAGCGGAGTGA
- a CDS encoding phosphatase PAP2 family protein, whose translation MATFTTWRRPRAMLYAAAGVVALGFFVALEITARRYGLPGPVTNQVQEVVLPPKSGFLLYAGMALMMVVLTWRQRFIAVGAAIGIDVVFLLVRWAVGAKLTEGHPFGNGALWVMLGCVVIALTRRTGRERALLLKGVGLGLVLVAGRKTGDTWLLITAKSRPTVLDRYLATADHALGNPSWLAGRIVEAMGPIGAHVLDYVYIQLPVAAVIVTIYQLRNVAVERRFPRHHLVRTFLAIGLLGPAIYMVFPVVGPIFAYGSGAFGTGGEHWALANLWPHTPPPISAPHPMPFDEITPRNCMPSLHTAWATAIFIHSRQGPRLLRFAGTFWLIATLGATLGFGYHYGVDLIAGVVFALTIEAALRSLARGWDRSATQLVAHGVAVFAALLVAYRYLPVEMARHPWLFGPLLLLAMGSVIHGYVRTTRLWAPKAAPALQPEPQPELV comes from the coding sequence ATGGCTACGTTCACCACGTGGCGTCGACCACGGGCGATGCTGTACGCCGCGGCGGGTGTGGTGGCCCTCGGATTCTTCGTCGCGCTGGAGATCACCGCGCGCCGCTACGGCCTGCCGGGGCCGGTCACCAATCAGGTACAAGAGGTGGTATTGCCACCCAAGTCGGGCTTCCTGTTGTACGCCGGGATGGCCTTGATGATGGTGGTGCTCACCTGGCGGCAACGGTTCATCGCGGTCGGCGCCGCGATCGGCATCGACGTCGTCTTCCTGCTGGTGCGGTGGGCGGTCGGCGCAAAGCTGACCGAGGGCCACCCCTTCGGCAACGGCGCGTTGTGGGTGATGTTGGGCTGTGTGGTCATCGCCCTCACCCGCCGCACCGGCCGGGAGCGTGCCCTGCTGCTCAAGGGCGTCGGGCTGGGCCTGGTGCTGGTGGCCGGCCGTAAGACGGGCGATACCTGGCTGCTCATCACGGCGAAGTCCCGCCCGACGGTGCTCGACCGGTACCTGGCCACCGCCGATCACGCGCTGGGCAACCCGTCGTGGCTGGCAGGCCGGATTGTCGAGGCCATGGGCCCGATCGGCGCCCATGTTCTCGACTACGTCTACATTCAGCTTCCGGTGGCCGCGGTCATCGTCACGATCTACCAGCTGCGTAACGTGGCGGTCGAGCGCCGCTTCCCGCGCCATCATCTGGTGCGCACCTTTCTGGCCATCGGCCTCCTCGGACCGGCCATCTACATGGTCTTCCCGGTGGTCGGACCGATCTTCGCCTACGGCTCCGGCGCCTTCGGTACCGGCGGCGAGCACTGGGCGCTGGCCAACCTGTGGCCGCATACGCCGCCGCCCATCAGCGCCCCGCACCCGATGCCGTTCGACGAGATCACGCCACGCAACTGCATGCCCAGCCTGCACACGGCGTGGGCCACCGCGATCTTCATCCATTCCCGCCAGGGCCCACGTCTGCTGCGCTTCGCCGGCACGTTCTGGCTGATCGCGACGCTCGGCGCGACGCTGGGATTCGGCTACCACTACGGCGTGGATCTCATCGCGGGCGTGGTGTTCGCGCTCACGATCGAGGCGGCGCTGCGCTCGCTCGCCCGTGGCTGGGACCGGTCGGCGACCCAACTGGTCGCCCACGGCGTGGCGGTCTTCGCCGCCCTCCTGGTGGCCTATCGCTATCTGCCGGTGGAAATGGCCAGACATCCGTGGCTGTTCGGGCCCCTTCTCCTGCTGGCCATGGGCTCAGTGATCCACGGCTACGTACGGACCACCAGGCTGTGGGCGCCGAAGGCCGCACCGGCGCTGCAACCGGAGCCACAGCCTGAGCTGGTGTGA
- a CDS encoding acyltransferase, which produces MASPTATESETKRSTTVRAGEASGDRIRLSVYDMLIGLVYTPRTFFYRETLDGEALRASLSRTLLNFPMVSGRMKKDPDGRLSVLCDDSGVRFIETHASEPMPDHGPHHTAKKGINRYLSQVNPLQVVDGDTPLFTVKLTHMKGGGSVLGVSMNHAVADGSAYMRFMESWSKEHRGLGYPAPGHDRGIIDALAAPVAGDARPDNDHFTVTKRGRKSAYVARILLSSIAKVTTMVTTRFTAAELATMKDAAMADLAGTERWVSTNDALTAHLWKVLGALRDRPDTSMEKLGLLADFRAFGGGAVPDGYWGNTVTNTRPGMPAAELRARPLGEVAMAVRAGYAENTEEKIRQETAFLCAEYEAGRLKRILPTMTLDKFENTIVINNWSKLPFYSLDFGAGTPFWYDVPALPTPWTVLIAPTPADEPGGRDVHMAVPRALVQTLQKQSWTDRFHCYADSGEASALTFGSPKAGG; this is translated from the coding sequence ATGGCATCCCCCACTGCCACCGAGAGCGAAACCAAACGATCGACCACCGTGCGCGCCGGAGAGGCGAGCGGTGACCGCATACGTTTGAGCGTCTACGACATGCTCATCGGGCTGGTCTACACCCCACGTACCTTTTTCTACCGCGAGACGCTCGACGGCGAAGCGCTGCGCGCCTCCCTCAGCAGAACACTGCTCAACTTCCCGATGGTTTCAGGCCGCATGAAGAAGGATCCCGACGGCCGCCTCAGCGTGCTCTGCGACGACTCCGGTGTGCGCTTCATCGAGACACACGCATCCGAGCCCATGCCGGATCACGGGCCTCATCACACGGCGAAAAAGGGCATCAATCGCTATCTGAGTCAGGTCAACCCGCTCCAGGTAGTCGACGGCGACACACCGCTTTTCACGGTGAAGCTCACCCATATGAAAGGCGGCGGCTCGGTTCTGGGTGTCAGCATGAACCACGCCGTGGCCGATGGATCCGCCTATATGCGGTTCATGGAGAGCTGGTCGAAGGAGCATCGAGGGCTCGGGTACCCCGCACCCGGCCACGACCGCGGCATCATCGACGCCCTCGCGGCGCCGGTCGCGGGTGACGCCCGGCCGGACAACGACCACTTCACGGTCACCAAGCGCGGCCGGAAGTCCGCCTATGTGGCCCGCATCCTGCTGAGCAGCATCGCCAAGGTGACGACGATGGTGACCACCCGCTTCACCGCCGCCGAACTGGCCACCATGAAGGACGCCGCGATGGCCGACCTCGCGGGCACGGAGCGGTGGGTGTCGACCAATGACGCGCTGACCGCCCATCTCTGGAAAGTCCTCGGCGCATTGCGAGACCGCCCCGACACGAGCATGGAAAAGCTGGGCCTCCTCGCCGACTTCCGTGCTTTCGGCGGCGGGGCCGTACCGGACGGCTACTGGGGCAACACCGTCACCAACACCCGGCCCGGGATGCCCGCGGCCGAACTGCGCGCCCGCCCGCTCGGCGAGGTCGCCATGGCGGTCCGCGCGGGCTATGCCGAGAACACGGAGGAGAAAATCCGCCAGGAAACGGCGTTCCTCTGTGCCGAATACGAGGCGGGACGCCTCAAGCGCATCCTGCCCACCATGACGCTCGACAAGTTCGAGAACACCATCGTGATCAACAACTGGTCGAAGCTCCCCTTCTACAGCCTCGACTTCGGAGCGGGCACGCCCTTCTGGTATGACGTCCCGGCGCTTCCCACTCCCTGGACCGTACTCATAGCGCCGACTCCGGCGGACGAGCCCGGTGGCCGCGATGTGCATATGGCAGTGCCCCGTGCATTGGTCCAGACCCTTCAGAAACAGTCCTGGACGGACCGCTTCCACTGTTACGCGGATTCCGGCGAGGCGTCCGCGCTGACTTTCGGATCGCCCAAAGCCGGAGGGTGA
- a CDS encoding response regulator transcription factor has protein sequence MYGSVSEKPAPARGNGQHILVVDDESRIAELLSTTLELAGYRVGTAATGGEALDRVGRERPDLVILDVMLPDLDGFTVCRRLVAADENHPPVLFLTARDSLDSLVTGLGIGGNDYVTKPFRIAEVLARVQALLRTRNRRREEPSPRYADLLLDETTRQARRGRRALELTPAEFRLLRYLLVNAGQVLSKEQIGEHLWVADHRRYGDNAIEKLVSRLRHKVDETGPALIHTRRGFGYWLGRLASP, from the coding sequence GTGTACGGGAGTGTCAGCGAGAAACCAGCGCCCGCCCGTGGCAACGGGCAGCACATCCTGGTCGTCGACGATGAGTCGAGAATCGCCGAGCTGCTCTCGACCACCCTCGAGCTGGCCGGTTACCGGGTCGGCACCGCGGCCACCGGCGGAGAGGCGCTCGATCGGGTCGGGCGGGAGCGGCCCGACCTGGTGATCCTCGATGTGATGCTGCCCGATCTGGACGGCTTCACGGTGTGCCGCCGCCTGGTCGCGGCCGACGAGAACCATCCGCCGGTGCTCTTCCTCACCGCCCGCGACTCGCTGGACTCGCTGGTCACCGGCCTCGGCATCGGCGGGAACGACTACGTGACCAAGCCGTTCCGGATCGCCGAGGTGCTGGCCCGGGTGCAGGCCCTGCTGCGCACCCGCAACCGGCGGCGCGAGGAGCCCTCGCCCCGCTACGCGGATCTGCTGCTGGACGAGACGACCCGTCAGGCCCGGCGCGGTCGGCGGGCGCTGGAGCTGACCCCGGCCGAATTCCGGCTGCTGCGCTATCTGCTGGTCAACGCGGGGCAGGTGCTGTCCAAGGAGCAGATCGGCGAGCATCTGTGGGTGGCGGACCACCGGCGGTACGGGGACAACGCCATCGAGAAGCTGGTCTCCCGGCTCCGCCACAAGGTCGACGAGACCGGGCCCGCCCTGATCCACACCCGCCGTGGCTTCGGCTACTGGCTCGGCCGGCTCGCCTCCCCATGA
- a CDS encoding ferredoxin, whose translation MRVEVDVPKCVASGQCVMIAPDVFDQREEDGIVILLDEQPASELHADVRESAVVCPAAAIRVVEK comes from the coding sequence ATGCGTGTGGAAGTCGATGTTCCCAAGTGTGTGGCGTCGGGTCAGTGCGTGATGATCGCACCCGATGTGTTCGACCAGCGGGAGGAGGACGGCATCGTGATCCTGCTGGACGAGCAGCCCGCGTCCGAACTCCACGCCGATGTGCGTGAGTCCGCGGTGGTCTGCCCGGCGGCGGCGATACGGGTGGTCGAGAAGTGA
- the thrS gene encoding threonine--tRNA ligase gives MSDHRKLGRELGLFDTDPLIGAGLPYWLPDGATVRHTLEEYIRDAERRAGYRHVYSPVLGKRELYELSGHWSHYNDDMFPPMELGAEQVVLRPSLCPHHAVIYRSRGRSYRELPLRMAELGGMYRSELSGVLGGLTRVRAIQLNDAHIFCTLDQVADEAAAALEMIRRAYEALGITPARYRLSLPGPGGKYVAAPEMWRRSTALLTDVLDRSGLPYEAVEGEAAFYGPKIDVQVADGAGRESTLSTVQVDFHQPERFDLHYIGPDGTRHRPVMVHRSIIGSVERAVAHLIEEHGGAFPAWLAPTQLVVLPISEAELPHAEALVRRCVDLGLRAELAGPERGSLGARIREARLVPYQAVVGAREADDGRVALRLRDGRRLDPLPSDEALARIDALVAAHSTELWAPRPSPSGD, from the coding sequence ATGTCCGACCACCGCAAGCTGGGCCGTGAGCTGGGCCTGTTCGACACCGACCCGCTGATCGGCGCGGGGCTGCCGTACTGGCTGCCCGACGGCGCGACCGTACGGCACACCCTGGAGGAGTACATCCGCGACGCCGAGCGGCGGGCAGGCTACCGGCATGTGTACTCGCCGGTGCTCGGCAAACGGGAGCTGTACGAACTGTCGGGGCACTGGTCGCACTACAACGACGACATGTTTCCCCCGATGGAACTGGGCGCGGAGCAGGTCGTCCTGCGTCCGAGCCTGTGCCCCCACCATGCGGTCATCTACCGCTCCCGCGGCCGCAGCTACCGCGAACTGCCGCTGCGGATGGCCGAATTGGGCGGGATGTACCGCTCGGAGCTGTCGGGGGTGCTCGGCGGGCTGACCCGGGTGAGGGCCATCCAGCTCAACGACGCGCATATCTTCTGCACCCTGGACCAGGTCGCCGACGAGGCGGCGGCCGCCCTGGAGATGATCCGCCGGGCGTACGAGGCGCTCGGCATCACCCCGGCCCGCTATCGGCTCTCCCTCCCGGGCCCCGGCGGCAAGTACGTCGCCGCCCCCGAGATGTGGCGTCGCTCGACCGCCCTGCTGACCGACGTCCTGGACCGCTCCGGTCTGCCGTACGAGGCGGTGGAGGGCGAGGCCGCGTTCTACGGCCCCAAGATCGATGTGCAGGTCGCCGACGGGGCCGGCCGGGAGTCCACCCTGTCCACCGTCCAGGTCGACTTCCACCAGCCCGAGCGGTTCGATCTGCACTACATCGGGCCGGACGGCACCCGCCACCGTCCGGTCATGGTCCACCGCAGCATCATCGGCAGCGTGGAGCGGGCCGTGGCCCATCTCATCGAGGAGCACGGCGGGGCCTTCCCTGCCTGGCTCGCCCCCACTCAGCTGGTGGTGCTGCCGATCTCCGAGGCCGAACTGCCGCACGCCGAGGCACTCGTCCGGCGGTGTGTGGACCTCGGGCTGCGCGCGGAGCTCGCCGGACCGGAGCGCGGCAGCCTGGGCGCCCGGATCCGGGAGGCCCGCCTCGTGCCATACCAGGCCGTCGTGGGCGCCAGGGAGGCCGACGACGGCCGGGTGGCCCTGCGGCTGCGGGACGGCCGCAGGCTGGACCCGCTACCGTCCGACGAGGCGCTGGCCCGTATCGACGCGCTGGTGGCGGCGCACAGCACCGAACTGTGGGCCCCCCGCCCCAGCCCCTCCGGCGATTGA
- a CDS encoding serine hydrolase domain-containing protein gives MERYSGWADEGFGGVAEVFARNFEEFPELGAAVTVFAGGRKVVELWGGVADQGSGRAWERDTVVPVFSCAKGIVSVCAHLLAQEGRLDLDAPVSRYWPEFDRYGKEAITCRMVLGHRAGVPVLDRVLTFEEIADWAPVIRAIEGQTPLWEPDTSYEYHGHVFGFLIGEVIRRITGHTPGAYFRQAVADPLGLRAWIGLPTAERDGRARLVEAEGRPGMPGPEHLLTRIVTMNGALAFPGLEEPHGWNDPTLLGMELPGAGATASASGLAGLYAAAVTGIEGHRRLLSRETVTDAVREISSGKGWLGFDMGARWGSGFLLDSPSFRPMLGERSFGNDGAGGQFAFGDDEFGVGFAYVANRMIGHGDARATRLVAALRESLGG, from the coding sequence ATGGAGCGGTACAGCGGGTGGGCCGATGAGGGGTTCGGCGGCGTCGCCGAGGTGTTCGCGCGGAACTTCGAGGAGTTTCCCGAACTCGGGGCGGCGGTCACCGTCTTCGCCGGTGGACGCAAGGTCGTGGAGCTGTGGGGCGGCGTCGCGGACCAGGGGAGCGGGCGGGCGTGGGAGCGGGACACCGTCGTGCCGGTGTTCTCGTGCGCCAAGGGCATCGTGAGCGTCTGCGCCCACCTCCTCGCCCAGGAGGGGCGGCTGGACCTCGACGCCCCGGTGAGCCGGTACTGGCCGGAGTTCGACCGGTACGGCAAGGAGGCCATCACCTGCCGGATGGTCCTCGGGCACCGGGCGGGGGTCCCCGTGCTCGACCGGGTGCTGACGTTCGAGGAGATCGCCGACTGGGCGCCGGTGATCCGCGCCATCGAGGGGCAGACGCCGCTGTGGGAGCCGGACACGTCGTACGAGTACCACGGCCATGTCTTCGGCTTCCTCATCGGTGAGGTCATCCGGCGGATCACCGGCCACACTCCCGGCGCGTACTTCCGTCAGGCCGTGGCGGATCCGCTGGGGCTGCGGGCCTGGATCGGGCTGCCGACGGCGGAGAGGGACGGGCGGGCCCGGCTGGTCGAGGCCGAGGGGCGGCCCGGGATGCCGGGGCCCGAGCATCTGCTGACCCGCATCGTGACCATGAACGGCGCGCTGGCCTTCCCCGGCCTGGAGGAGCCGCACGGCTGGAACGACCCGACGCTGCTCGGCATGGAGCTGCCCGGCGCGGGCGCCACCGCGTCGGCGAGCGGGCTCGCCGGGCTGTACGCGGCGGCCGTGACCGGTATCGAGGGCCATCGGCGGCTGCTCAGCCGCGAGACCGTGACGGACGCGGTCCGCGAGATCTCGTCCGGCAAGGGATGGCTGGGCTTCGACATGGGAGCGCGCTGGGGCTCGGGCTTTCTGCTCGACTCGCCGTCCTTCCGGCCGATGCTGGGGGAGCGCAGCTTCGGCAACGACGGGGCGGGTGGCCAATTCGCCTTCGGCGACGACGAGTTCGGCGTGGGCTTCGCCTATGTGGCCAACCGCATGATCGGCCACGGCGACGCCCGCGCCACCCGCCTCGTCGCCGCCCTGCGGGAGTCTTTGGGCGGCTGA